Sequence from the Helianthus annuus cultivar XRQ/B chromosome 13, HanXRQr2.0-SUNRISE, whole genome shotgun sequence genome:
ACTAGCCGCTAAACTTACCGTAACATATTCATTGATCCGATCATCTGAGAATCCATTTTCAAGCAAGCGATCCAAGAAAAATTTTGATTGCCGTGACGACGATGTTGAAGAGCTCATTTGAACTTTTCGTTCCTCTATAGTGTCCTTCCAGAAATCAAACACCTCCTGGATGTGTTTCATGCCTCCTTTTCTAATTCCTTGAAGGTCAAATCTTTGAAATACAGGAAAAAATGACCCAAAATCCTTTACACGGGATACATACTCAAGTATCATAAGTATTGACCTTTTCACCCCAACaaaagtctcattttccttttccaAATCAAGAAAATCTTTGCCAAACACAATACAACTCAAAGTGTTGAACAACGTAGTAAAAACTATGTCCCTAGCATTAATTACTTGCCCTTGTTTTTTATGCAAGAACTCCAACAACTGATCGATCTTTTCCTCGCGTAATCTAGAGTGGGCTTCAAGGGCATTAGATGAAAACATTTCGGCCCGGCAAAGGGATCTTAAAGTTCTCCATGATTCATTGCATTCTGAAAAAAGAATGGAGTGAGGTAGCAGGGATTTTTGTTGCATGGCAGTCGGGACAACACGCGATGAAAGATGACGATCTTGAGTCTTGAGAATTCCCTTGGCTGCCTCTGGAGAAGAAGCAACCACAAGAATTTTTGTGCCTAACTTAAGAGATATGAGAGGGCCATATTCTTGGGCAAATTTGGCTAGGGAAACATGAAGTTGGTCACCGACTTGATGTAAGTTTCCTATGATTGGTAACTTTGGTGGACCGGGTGGGAGGTTTATGATGTTTTGTGAAAATAACCATTTGGTTTGTTTGAtgaggaaaaagaggaaaagAAATGTTGATAGAATGAAAATAGGAGATGACAAATTTTCTGTAAGGAAAACTTTGATGTTCATTGGAGATTGTTGGTGCTATTTTTTTTACAAAGATGGGGATATAATATAAAGGGTGGAGAACTTATAATTGGGATGAAAACACGTGGATCTTTTTCTAACACAAATCATGGAAGTCAGGTCAACGTTGAACGAGCACGTTGCCACTTGCCAGCAACATTTATGTTCATATTTCTTTGAAAAGGAGGTAAGTAGGTGTCATTTGTTATAATATAACAAAAATTAATATGAGATTAGTGCTAAAACTTTAAGAACTTTAGAAATGTTataagaaaaagaagaagagaaTTGTATAACTTATGAAAGTGTATACATAAGGTGCATTTTCTCTTCTACCTCGAGTTAGTATTTATACTATAAAAAGATTAACTATTTGGTAGACAAGGTTAACTATTTGGTAGACAAGATTAACTATTTAGTAGATAAAGCTATCTCTAAGTTTGACAAAGAGTTCATCCACTTGTTTGGTAAATCCACAGCTAAATCTTGATATTCATGGTAAATCTTTAAtaatattcataacactcccccttggatgaCACTTTGCAAATTTCGGGGTCTTTAAGTACTGCCTCATTAGAAACCTTGCTAAAgaaaaacgcaatagaaaaaaaattagctaagggaaaaagagtgcagtcTATAGCTCCCCCTCAAGTTTGCAATTTCTAAGGAATCACATTCTCCGTACATGACGCATGCCAATGTCATGAACATGTTTCCTGAAAGTTGTTGTAGGTGCTTTTGTGAAAAGATCGGCTGATTTATTGCAGGATTGGAGATATCTCATCTCAACCTGATTGTCTTTA
This genomic interval carries:
- the LOC110897775 gene encoding probable (S)-N-methylcoclaurine 3'-hydroxylase isozyme 2, whose product is MNIKVFLTENLSSPIFILSTFLFLFFLIKQTKWLFSQNIINLPPGPPKLPIIGNLHQVGDQLHVSLAKFAQEYGPLISLKLGTKILVVASSPEAAKGILKTQDRHLSSRVVPTAMQQKSLLPHSILFSECNESWRTLRSLCRAEMFSSNALEAHSRLREEKIDQLLEFLHKKQGQVINARDIVFTTLFNTLSCIVFGKDFLDLEKENETFVGVKRSILMILEYVSRVKDFGSFFPVFQRFDLQGIRKGGMKHIQEVFDFWKDTIEERKVQMSSSTSSSRQSKFFLDRLLENGFSDDRINEYVTELFVAGTNTTTTSLVWAMAEIVKNQDVVKRIEEEMKREIGSNKIKVSQLSKLPYLQACVKESLRLHPPVPFLLPRLAVETCEVMNYTIPKNAQIFVNVWAIGRDPNVWDDPLSFKPERFLVSDLDFKGQDFELLPFGSGRRICPSLPLGSKSMEFIIASLVHEFDWVLPDIKDPSQLDMEERFQITLGREKPLKLIFKQKQGSTEV